CGACGAGATGCTCCTGGCCTCGGATTCGATGATCGAGCGAATCGAACAGCAGGAGCAGCGGCTGAACGAGCGAATCGCGTCAGCAGAGACGGTAGCAGCGCGCATGGACGAGCACTGCAGCCGGATCTGCCGGGCGATTGACGAGCAACTTCAAGCGGCCAACGGCCTGTCCCACCGTATTCAGTCACAGGAGGATGCGCTGGGAGCCTATATCGGCCAGATGCAGAGCAACATAGCGGTGCTGAACGAGGCCTATGAGCGAGCCGACACCGCCGGCAAGCGTCACCTCGAGTCCGCCGACGCGCTGGCCGCACGTGCCCGCGAGTGCGCGGAGGCACTCGACGCACGCATCGACGCGGCTCGAGGCGCATCAGAAAGACTGGAGGAGACCGCCGCCCGATCAAACGAGGTCCTGGTCCGTCACACGGAAGCGATGCAGGCGATGTCCGAGCAGAGCAAGGAACAGATGGCTGCCTTGCAGTCGACCATCAAGGACGCCGTACAAGTGAGCGAGCATCTCCAGCACGTTTACGGGAGACTGTCCTCCGATGCGACGGCGCAACTCGATGCCATGAACGCCCTATCGACGCACGTGCAGGAGCAAACGCGGGCTTTTGATGCCCGCGTCAGCGAAGGCCACGCCGTTGTGGCCCGGATCGAAGAGGCCTCGTCGCGGGCTCTGGAAACATCCGGCCGACAGATAGAAACCATGAACGCCGCTTTAGAGCGACTGATGGACCAGACGGCCCGGCTTGAGTCGTGCATTTCGACCGCGAAGGACGCCGCCGAGCATCTCACGAACACTTATTCAAAGGCTTCTTCCGACAGCAAGCGAGAAATCGAAGCGGCAAGCGCCTTGATGGAGCGAATGCAGGAACAGATGCGAATCCTGAGCGATCGGACCGAGAATGCCCGCAGCACCGGCGAGCAGCTTGAAGCGGTGGCGGGGCGTGTCGCGGAGGCGGCGGCTCAGCAGACGCAAGCGGTCAACGGGATGATGAACCGCGTCGGAGGATTGCTGGAAGAGCTCGCCGGGCGGATCAGTGATGCTCGAACCGCCGGCGAACAACTTGAGCGAGTTCAGGCACAGTTAGCCGAGACTGCCGCCGGCCAGTCGGAAACGGCCAACGCGCTGGCCGTCAGGATCGCCGAGCATACCCGGATGTTTGATTCCAGGACGACGGAAGCCAGGACGTTGGCCGACCGTCTGGATGAGGTCTACGCCCGGGTGCAAGCTGGAGTGACGGAGCAGGCGGCGACCACTGAAACGCTGGCCAAGAAGATCCGGGAGCAGACACAGTCGCTCGATCGTTGGATCAAGGCGGCTCGGACCGCGGGTGACAATCTGCACGAGGTCTACACGATGACGACCGAGGCGGCCGACCGGCAACGTGAAGCCGCCCACACGATGCTGGAGCGCATCCGCGAACAGTCACAGGCATTGGACAAGAGAATCGCAGAGCTGAAGTCGACCGTTGCGGGGGCCGGAGAACAGATCGACCGGATGACGGCGCTCACGGCCGAGGCCCGTACTGCGGCCTTCGATCTATCCTTCAACCTGGCACAGGTCCAGCAGCATGCGGAACTGGCGGAAGCGAGCTGCACCAGCCGGATGCAGGACCTGACCGCCAAGCGGGCTGAAGCCGAGGACCAGGTTTCGCAGTTGGAAGCGGTCCTTCGCCGAGCCGAGAAGATGGCGACGGAGTTGCCCGCGCAGTTGGAGGCTTTCTTCGAGGTCCAGAAGCAGGTTGGGATGACCATCGAAGCCCTTGAGGGGGCCGGCGCTTCGGGCGAAGCCCGCAGCAGGCTGGCGGAAGCGGCCGCCCGCTCCATCCGGGCCGTTCAGGCAATCCGGGAAGGTGCCGAGACGCGTCGAGAAAACGCGGACCGAATACCGCCCAGCGGCGCAAAGGAAGAAACAGCCTCCGCTTCAACCACTACCTGAATCCCTTTCCCCACGAATCCATAAGCGAGGCGCGTGGACGAGTCTCATCGAACAAAAAGAGGGCGGAGGGGTCTTGAGACCCGTCCGCCCTGAAAACGATGCGGGGAGTCTACTTTAGTTGTGCCGGCCGTGGCCGTTGACCGGTCTTGCGGGCTTGCGCTGAACCGGGACGCGACCGATTTCCACGATCGACTGCGTCTTGAGAATCGTGTAGTCCGCCGGGAACACATGGAAGGACTGCACGTGAAGCTCGCGGTCGCGAGCTTCATAATCGATGAAGGTAAACGGCACAAGTTCATCGCCCTGGGCCCACTCTGTGAAGCGGACGAGCAACCCTCGGGTGCTGGCGTACCTCATCAGATCACGGTGCGAGGCGTGGAAGAGATTTTGTGTCATACGCTCGACCTGGGTCGAGAGAATGTATTTCATGCCGTCGTCGAACTCCTCGACGTGGTCGCGTTCGCCGCGGAATTGAAACGACGTCACAAGTCCGTTCTGGGGGAGGACTTCCAGATCGTCGGTCGTCGCCTCGGTAATGCACCGGGAGTCGGCTTGTACGGTGACGGCATGGGAAAGCCCCATCACCCAGATTTCCGCCGAGTAAGCGGGCCGCTCCAAGTGCTTGATTTCGTGAATGCGAAACAGCTCCGGATGAAGCCGGCGGCGGTACAGCACGAATTTCGCGTCCGCCACTCGCTGCAATGTTTGGCCCAGTTCCACGTCATCCATTCCTTCGAGACGCTCCTGTCTCAATTCGCGCCGCAACTCTGTGCGGCTGATCTCCAATTCACCACCCTGGACAGACGCAACGCACGCCGTGCCATCTCTAAAAGGGATGGTGAGTGCCGCCTCTAGCTCTCCTCAAGCTACCCACCGCGGCGGCTACTCCCTCCTCGTAGGCGGGGGTGGGCTTTTCGGTCGAGGCCCATTATAACCTCTCTTGAAGCCCGAGCCAAGAGAAAAATCGGCAAAACGTCATTTTTGCCCTCTCTGCCACCCCGGCGGGCTATCTATATGCTATGTACGAAGTTAGCATCGCATGGTTGCGGCATGTTTCGGGTTTATTTGAGATTTGCGGGCTTGGTCACCGATTGACAAATGACGATTTTCCGTCTGACATCTGAGTAACAAATGTTACCAGGGATGAAATCAAAGCGGAAGCGGGTAACGACTCTTTTGGAGAAGACGGGAGCACCGAGGCCGGGGCTCACGGCCTAAGGCGGACCGCCTTTTTGCGGGCCGCAACCCAAGTGCTCTGCGATCCGGAAACATGCGCCCAAACCGCGCTGGTCTCTGGCCATAAGGTTCTATAGCCTTTCCAGAGAGGCACCGATCTCGTCGAGAAACGCCTTCAGGCTCCTGTCGGTCTTGCCGGCGTGGTACAAATCCGTGGCCTCGACGATCTATCGCGCGAACTCGATCCCACCCAGCGTTGGTACATGCCCGCCGGCGACGACGGCCTGCAGCAGAACACCTTTGTAGTAATCCCGCTGACACTTGCCCTTGCGGACCTTCGGGGACGAGCCCACAACGCTCGTAAAGGCACGAGCATCCGCCAGAAACCATCGCTCGATGTGCGGGGCGGGGCACGCGATTACGGCCCTGTCTCGAAACGGCTTATCCAGCTTCGCTACGATGCTCTGTCGAGCCACGCGGTGCGGCTGGCAGTTCCCATCAATGCCGATGACTACCAGGTCCGGCATAACCAGACCACCAAGTCCCCCCGCGACAGCCTTCTGACCGACTGTCTGGAATACCTGGCCGACCGACGGAAGTACCGAGGCGGTCGTTCGCCGGATTGTCGTGTCTCTCAGCGATCCGGTACTCAACGTCTCGGCTGACGACCTGAGTCTTTCCGTCGGCACGGTGGTGTCCGTCAGCGGCAACGGGCCGTACGTGTTCGAGGTGACGGGCTTGTCCGGGCCGGTGACCGCCACGCTCGATGGCGATATCACCGACGCGACGGGCATCGATCTGCCCGCGTACCAATGGCAGTTCGCCATCTGCACGCCCGACAGCGACGGCGATGGCGTCGGCGACTGCGGCGATGCATGTCCCAACACCATCCCGGGCGCAAGCGTTGACCTGCGGGGCTGCCCGCACGGCGATTCATCATCGAGCCCCCACCCAGCGAAGAATGTGTGTGAAGACGGTAGGGCACGGTCGGAGCCACCCAAGGTGGCGCAGATCTGTCGGTCCTGGCTGCAGAATATGGCAGATCTCGGTCGCCACGGCGACCTCGGCACTGCCCTACCCACCGGCCGCGTCGGCTTGCCTACATATTGCACGGTGCCGATCGTCGCTCCCCCAACTGCAAGAAGCAGGTGGGGCACCCGGCCGATCGGCGTGATTTGCGTGAGCTGCGGGCCACCCCCACGCGAAGAGTTCCGTCCTCCACCGCCGCGCCATGGGGCGCCCCGCGTCGCCGCGTCCCAACCCAGTTCATCCGTGGAGAAGTGCTTTTCGACATCAGCTCGGCGTACGGTCACCGGACCATTCTTGCAGGGTGTCTCCATAGAGGTGGTTGCCGTAATACTCAAACTGCCTTTCCTGGGGGTGCCGAAGGAAATCGATGTACGGCTTGCCGCAATGCGGACAGCGCAGCGGATTTCGATGACGGAATTCCCCACCGCATTTCTCGCATCGAGGAAGCCGGCTCTCAAAGCGACTCACAGAAGCCGCATCGGCCACCCCAAGTACGGGCGGCGCATCATCGAGATAACTGCTGGCGACTAAGGTATGTGGCCCCTGCGAACAGTACAGGTAAGTCAGGTCGCTGAAACCGGCGTGGAAGGATTGGAGGCGGAAGTTCCGGAGACAGTAGTCGCATATGCACAGCAGCGAGACGTTTACGGGCGTAATCGTGCCGGGAAAGTGAAAGCCGCGAGAGAAGAGGCCACGGCCGACCAGCTCATCGGGGTTACCCTTGGATTCCGGCAGATAGAAGGGCTGAAACCGCACCCCTTTTGCTAGGCCCTGTCTGAAGCCTTCAGTCGGATCCTCCCCGCTACTGGAGATGAGACAATCGCATTGGACCCCAAGACCGGATCCGATTCGAATGCACAGAAAGAGATGTCTACCTTCATCGAACAGCGACGACAAAGCAAAAGACGTGACGCCCCCTTTGCTGTTGACGAAAGTCAGACTCTCGTTCGGACGGCTCAGCTCAACAACGGATCGTCTCTCTGCCGGCACCTCGGCGGCGTGGACGGTGCACACTTGCCTCCCGCCAACCTCCGAAACGAGTATCGGACTGTCCTTGTCGGTCTTCCAGCTCATGCACACTCCCGGCAGGTATTCGCGGGCGCCCAGGGACTGACAGTTCTTCGACCAGCCGTCCCACGAAATCGGTATGCCGTCGCGCTCGACAACACCAACGTCTTTGCCTCCTCTCGGGTCGCGCGATCGTACTTGAACTTCGACCTTCTGTCATGATGCTGCTGGCCCTGCACGAGACAAAGATGTCGCGGCAGCGGCAAAACCGGCGAGAAAGGAGGCAACGAATCACAAACCACGCCCGCGAGGTGTAGTTTGTGACTTCCTGGTGTTGCGGGCTGCAACGCTGGGGCTCACTCCACGTCGAGTGACAGGATGTAGGCCTCCAATTCCTTTCGCTTGCTCTCCTCAGTCTGGCGCAGCTCGGAAACCTGGCCTTTGAGCTTCTCGATCTGCGTTTCGACGTCGTCGAACTTCTTGAGCTGCCGCTGGTACGGGTCGCTACCCTGCTGGAGCGTCTTGAGATTCTCGCGGATGCGGGCCTGCTCTTCGACCGCCTTCTTCAGCTCACTCTCCTGCAGCTCGCGCGCGCGGACCAGGTCATACAGCTCGCTGCGCAGAGCGATCACCTTTTCGAGGGCCTGCTTGACGGCCGGACTGATCACCTTGCTGCGGAGGAAGAATCGAACCGCATCCTGATCGCTGTCGATCAGGGCCAGCGTCTGGTCGGAGACTCGTTCAAGCTGGACCTTCTGGACGACCGTCTGTCCTGCAGGAACGCCCGTCTTGAACCGCAGGATGTTCTGGGTTCGCTCGAAGGGCTCCTTGGGCTCGACCAGCGTCCAGTCGGCGGTGTAGGGCTGCTCGATGATCACCTCGCGGTCTTTCTTGTCCTTATTGCGGATGGTGTACTCGCGGGTGTCCACGTGCTTGTGCTTGTGCCACAGGACGCCTTTGGCGATCCGCAGACTGACGATGCTGTCGGGCTGGGGCTTGTGGTCGACGATGACCTCGGCCGACAGGTCCAGGGCGTAAGCAAGGAGCCGCTTCTCGGCAGGCTTGAGGTCCGGAAGCTTCGCGTCGCCGGCGTAGACGTTCTCATCAAAAACGGTGATCGGGCCTTGCATGAGGTTCAGGTCGGTCGTGTTTTCGAGGATGAAACCGTTGAGCGGGTGCTTGGGGTGGGTCGCGGGGTTGAAGATGCTCACCTTCTGGGCCGAAACCTCCTGGTTGACGATCGGCAGCATGGCCGACCGCTGGCGGGCGATGCTGACAGGAGTATTGATCACGTATTTGAACAGTTCGCCGGCCGACTGTGCTTCGGCCACCGACTGCACGCCGTGGTCGGCCAGATCGAGCACGCCATCCGCATCCGCGTCCCTCATCGCCACGAGTGCGCCGGCAGCATAATGGCCCGCCGCATCACCGGCCGTTCTTGCTCTGGCGGCTCCTGCCTGAGCTACGGTTTCCTCACGGACCTCTGGTGCCTTGCTGGCTGCCATGGCCCGTCGGGCCGGGGCTGGAGCAGCACCTGGTGCCAGCGGAACACCGGCCTCAAGGGTCGGCGGGCGAAGCGAGGCATAGAGTTCCAGTTCCTCCTTCGGCCGGGGCACGTACAGCGGGGTGTAGAGATCCATGGTGAAGGAGATCGGCCGGCCCGAGACCAGCGAGAGGCGGACGTCGTTCCAATCTTCCTCGGTGGCGTTTTCGACCGTGGCCCAGCCCTGCAGGAACGGCTTCTTGTCTGGCGAGAGCACCAGCCGATAGCTGGTCTTCCAGATCGGGGCCTCGAGCAGATACGAGGCCCGCACAAGGCGCTTGCCCTGGCCGGCGAACTGGATGGTCACGCCCTTCTTGTCTGCTTCATGGCTGCCAGCCAGGGTTTCCAAGGCCTTGCGCAGCTCGCCTTCCAGTTTCTCGTTGGTCAGCTTAATTCCCCGGATATCCGAGACCCGCAACTGCTGCAAACCGAGTTCGCTCAACACGTTGAGCAGGTCGATTTCGATGATTTCTTTGTCGATGGCGATCTTCTGCTTCTCGACGCCGACGATGATGCCGCGAATCGCCTGGGCCCCGGTGATCTCGACCGGTTCGCCGCGAAGCTGATCGAGCAGGTTGGCCATCGTGGGCTTGCCGGTGATGTTGACGGCAAAGCTCTTGAGGGTTTTCTCGATCGGGTCGCGAGACGCGTAGCCGACGGCGTTGACCGTGCCGCCGCCCAGGTCCTGAACGACCAGCGACTTGAGGATGTCGTTGATCTGGTCGGT
This genomic window from Phycisphaerae bacterium contains:
- a CDS encoding DUF2617 family protein, coding for MDDVELGQTLQRVADAKFVLYRRRLHPELFRIHEIKHLERPAYSAEIWVMGLSHAVTVQADSRCITEATTDDLEVLPQNGLVTSFQFRGERDHVEEFDDGMKYILSTQVERMTQNLFHASHRDLMRYASTRGLLVRFTEWAQGDELVPFTFIDYEARDRELHVQSFHVFPADYTILKTQSIVEIGRVPVQRKPARPVNGHGRHN